The genomic DNA GCTGCGGTGACCTCCGGCAGCGGTTCGATCGGCACGGTCTTGTCCGGGCCATTGAGACCCGAGCCGTTGAGAATGGTGCAGCCTTGTAGCAGGAACGCGAGGGCGATCAAGGGGAGGGTCGCGCGCATCGGGGTTTCTCCGGAGGAAAGCGGTTCGTCGGTATTTCAAGTCCCGTCGCTGGTGTGACTCAAGGTCTTCAGGACGACCCTGGCGAGCGACGAGACGAAGAGGTCACTGAAGTCGGCGAAAGCCTATCAGTCATCGCTCGCGGGGGATCCGCTAGGGCGTACAATAGGTCCATGGCTTTTTTCAATGAGTCGCTCGGCCTTCGCCCCGGCGGCGACGACCAGACCGTCCTGCTCGACACTCGGCCGGAGCATCAGGTGGCGCCGGAGACCATCCACTTCGCCGTGCTCACCACTCTGGCGGAGGTGTCCGCGGCGCGCGCCGTGGCGGCTTCGGCGGTGCCGGTGGAAGTGAACGTCAGCCTGCTGCGGCGGGCTGTGCCGGGCCGCCTCGAAGGCAAGGGCATTGTGCTCAAGCGCGGCCGCACCCTGGCTTTCACGGAAGGCGAGGTGCGACAGGACGGCAAGCTGGTGGCGAAGGCGGCCATCACCTTTGCGGTCTTGTAGAAGCCGGTCTAGGAGCCCGTGGTGCAAGTCCCGTGGGTCGCGCGCATGGGTCTTACGGCCCTCCGGCCAGGCGCGACG from Acidobacteriota bacterium includes the following:
- a CDS encoding acyl-CoA thioesterase domain-containing protein, coding for MAFFNESLGLRPGGDDQTVLLDTRPEHQVAPETIHFAVLTTLAEVSAARAVAASAVPVEVNVSLLRRAVPGRLEGKGIVLKRGRTLAFTEGEVRQDGKLVAKAAITFAVL